CTGATTTAGCTGTTCGAATTGGACGGCCATCTTACCTAATTAATACTCCTATAATTAAGTGTAATGCACACAGCACATACTTTGTCTACATACATCGAGAGCTTTGTGTCTTTTTGTAACATATGTGAACATGCGTGCACACTTAAATTAAGATGGTGCCAAAACCAAAATATAGAGCGTCCAAGAAAAAGACAATTAAATACATTATATCTTCATAAATATATAAACTGTATGGATAATTTGTTTACacaaaataaataggtatacCATATGTGCAAAGAGAAAACAAGCAAATAATAAAGGAGAAACGACCTTTATGAATGCAATGCCTTAATTATGTATAGTTTTGATAAAATTTGCACAAATATGCTTAACCTACCCAATATGGAACATAATTCTTCACACAAATTACTTCTCTTTTGATCAGTTGAAACAAAGAGAAGGAGACAACATTAAGCCTTTCAGATTCTTACCTCACAAAGGAAGCAACAATCACATGTGTTAAAAACAACCAAGTATTAATAACAGACGAgaaaagaatcaaagagaaaAACAAGATAGCATCAATTACACAGAATACTCTTTAGAGCCGGTGGCACCTAAAAAGGAACCGGGGATAATTAGTTGGTGTAGTTGATGGAAGGtgaggaggaggggaaaaaataTGTATTTCCCAAGGAAAAAACAAAAGGGACCTAGGCCCTTTAATCAAAAGATGCTAACTGCCTGTAGAGAGAATGTCTTTTGGTTCCTTTGGCTACAAGTCATATGTCTTCTCAAGCTCAAAGTTCAGCAGCCCTATCCCTCATAGACTCTGTGGATCCCACTTTCCCAAATTTGAGAGCAGAAAGGGAACGCTCCACCAAACCAATTGAACATAACCACCATCCTAGCACTCCAATTACACAAGGCAACAACTAGCTAGAGCATCATCTAGCTAGTTCTCTCTCCCAGGCCTATGAATGGGCGAGAAAGGgagggaaagagagagaaataCATACACATGTGCAGCAGCTATATACTACAGAAAAACAAGGGCTAATACAGCTAACTCAATCAGCCATCTAGCTTAGGGAAAAAGAGAGAGTCGCGCAGCAatatgcatgcatcatgcattcATGCAACCACTGATGGTAAAGGTCCATGCCATGCTATGAGTATGTAATTACCTTCTTCCTCATTCAGATAGACCTACATAAAAGTGAAAAATTGACAGGCGGAAAAGTGCGTGTGTGTATATAACAGCTACCTACATGTGTAGCTAGCTACAAAAGATACACGACATGGTTCCACAATTCACGAACATATATGCATACCAATCATCTTACCCAACAACGAGTACTGCACTAGCTTATATGTATGTGATCTCCATGCTTCAATTCTCTCTATATATGTTACAATTAATTACCTCAATCTCCCTCTCCAATCTCCCATGTGTTCCCAACCTATACACCTACTAATAACCTTACCAACTAAACATATGTACCAACAATAATCTCTCTCCTCAACAATCTCCTATATCTTAATCATGCATCGATCTCATGTGTGACATGAACAAGAGATATGCGATGATCTAGATACAAACAGCGGCAGCAGGGGCAGCAGAAGCATATGATCGGCGGTGCAAGAACAAGAATTAATTAACCATGCGGTATTAATTAATTACTGGTTCGATCATTGGCCGGAGAAGAGGTCGACGAGGTTCTGCATGAGCTGCACCTGCGCGCGGAGGCATCGCAGGTAGTCGGCGGTCTCGTCGAGGAGGCTGCAGTACTCCATCTCGCTGCCGCCGGGGACCAGCCGCCGGAGCGCGTCGGCCCTCGCCGGCTCCCCCGCCTGCCGCGGAGGCGGCCCGCCCCTGGgcaaagccgccgccgccgccgacgtccctccggcggcggcagagacGGTGCTCCTGGCGGCGCCGAGTGGAGGCGCTGGCGATGCAGCTGGTGGCGCGCCGGAGACGCGCCTCCGCAGCAGGACCGCGCGCCTCGACCTCATCGCCCTGCACACGCGCACCTGGCGGAGCAGCGCCTGCGTCCACGCGCGGCGCGGGTTGGCGGCGCGCGCCATGGACGAGTAGGCCGCGCGGCGGATGTTGCGCGTGCGGCGCGGCACGGGGGTGGCGCTGTGGATCCGGGCCAGCGCGCGGAGGAAGTGGAAGGCCAGCATGCGCTTGGACGGCGATGCCGAGCCCGACGCCGGgtccggggcggcggcggcgctgctggccacGGCGCGgcggttagggttagggtttggcggcggaggcggtggtgggcgCGCCGTTCTCTTCCGTGCCATGAAACGGCGCGGATCAGCAGGAGACGGAGCGGGAGAAGGCTGGAGGATCAAGAGAGAGAACTCCGGGGGAGGCGGGCGCGTTGCTTAAAAGGCAGGAGAGGGAGTCGTGGGAGGCAGGAGAGAGGAAGGCGAGAgcgagagcagcagcaggagagagaggggagggggagtTAAGGTCGGGGAAGATAGggtggggaggagagagaaagggagattTGGGCTCTGACACAGAGGATCAGGAGAGGGGCCTGCCTGGCTTTTGTGCTGTGCTGTGCATGATCTTCtatagagagagaaaggaagagaggcagtagagagagagggagaggaacaCGGCTCTGACACAGATGTCCTCAGCAAGATCCTGTGTCCTATAATACCTTGTTGACAACGAGAGACAAAACAAAGGCCGCGCCGCAGCAGggaaatggaggagagagaggggggtgTTATTTTTCTTCCGGTGCAAGATGAAAcaggtagagagagagagggtgaggagagagaataagggggtgtttgggaaacccctgttaaagtttaacacctgtcacatcggatgtttggatgctaattaggagtactaaacataagctaattacaaaactaattgcacagatggagtataattcgcgagacgaatctattaagcctaattagtccatgatttgacaatgtggtgctacagtaaccatttgctaatgatggattaattaggcttaatagattcgtctcgcgaattagcacaaggttctgcaattagttttataattagctcatatttagtcctcctaattagcatccgaacatccgatgtgacactgttaaagtttagcacctcatatccaaacagccccgaACAAGTGAACAACAAACAACTCCCCACTCCTGCATGTGGGATAATGGAATCCTGTGAAAGATAGAAAAGCACTTTGGTCGGACGGCGGTCGGACGAAGAATCATTTCATTTCTACTACTTCCTCCAAACAAGTAAACAAGTCCCCAATTTCTACGCGGATTAACGAGCTGAGTAACCCCCATTGTTGGCATCCAAGAGCACGATCATCTCTCGTAATCGGCACCCTCCGCGCAAATTGTCCACGCATGTGCCTCGTATCAATGGCGTGATTAGGAAACGCTGGCCAGCCTTTTTGCACAATAATTATGGCCGCGCAAATTAAATCCCGGCCGGTTACCACGATCACGTTGCTGTTGCTATCATCCGCCTCGTTTCAAGAACGAcgttgttgctgttgctgcgcCATTGATGACACGGCCAACGGAAAACGGAGAGATCGCAGTGGCATGGCAGGCCCAGCTGCGTGTGACCAAAGTAATCTTGGGATCGATCGATTAGGTGCAGTTCTCATCGGTAATGCTAATGCATTGGTGTTGCTGGTGCTACGCGCTTTGCTGGTCGACACGGATCGACCGGACGGAGAGAGATCGATCAGATGAACAATGCCACACCATGGTCTAGCTAGCCGATGATGAGCGGGGAACACATGGCGTCGCGTGCACTTTTGCCAGCGGATACGGGGCGGGTAACATGCGCGCACGCCGAGTCGTCATCCCGTTCCCGTTAGGCCTGTGAGTGACAACCAGGCAGACGTCACGGCTcatgagagagaaagaagagagagagagagagagagaagggatcGAAGGAGGGCGATGGAGGTGGTGTACGTACTGGATGGTTGTCCGGTGGGttggggaggagagagaaagagactagagagagaggggaagcGGTGGGTGGTGGGGCCGGGCGTTGCAAACCACCACATGAGCGCACATGGGGTGCCTGGCCCACCTCCGCCCCCGATGGATGGAACGGATGGATGGACGGATTGGCCGGCCGGCGAGAGGAGAAGCAGGTAGgagagagaaacaaataaaaaaaggtcGCCACACCAGCTGCAtgccctctctctcttcttttcttttcttctctctctagcGGTAGCCGAACAAACAAGGAGGATACTGCTCCACTACATTTCTGCTACTACGTGTGTAACGGCATCGCGAGCAATAATCCTGGTGGTGGTCGtcgcgggcgcggcgccgctCATAAACCTCGCCCCTTTCCGCTGGCGACGGCGAGCCGGCCGGCGACCGGAAAGCGATCCCGATCCGGCCGTGTGGTGTTGTTAGTTCCAGTCGTTTTGACAGCGATCCCCGGTGATAATTCTAAAAAGGCCGGCCGCAGTATATATCGATGAATCGATCGTCGGTTCAGAGACGGCACATCGATCAGCATGTGGACGTCCGCGGAGCATCGTCCATCCTCTCTCTACT
This sequence is a window from Setaria italica strain Yugu1 chromosome III, Setaria_italica_v2.0, whole genome shotgun sequence. Protein-coding genes within it:
- the LOC101767811 gene encoding transcription factor IBH1, with product MARKRTARPPPPPPPNPNPNRRAVASSAAAAPDPASGSASPSKRMLAFHFLRALARIHSATPVPRRTRNIRRAAYSSMARAANPRRAWTQALLRQVRVCRAMRSRRAVLLRRRVSGAPPAASPAPPLGAARSTVSAAAGGTSAAAAALPRGGPPPRQAGEPARADALRRLVPGGSEMEYCSLLDETADYLRCLRAQVQLMQNLVDLFSGQ